A single region of the Vicia villosa cultivar HV-30 ecotype Madison, WI linkage group LG4, Vvil1.0, whole genome shotgun sequence genome encodes:
- the LOC131598854 gene encoding metal tolerance protein 4-like, which translates to MNSNEESTCPLLSETDENSIQHLPRQNSVNSLRSAFMSTLPDKVLSGLDTEAPFEFDFSKVTGLSQGEKDYYQTQMATLQSFEEVDCMEELDAIEEDDDDKEELAQQEKAMKISNIANIVLLILKIYATVRSGSLAIGASTLDSVLDLMSGGILWYTHIAMMSVNIYKYPIGKLRVQPVGILVFAAIMATLGFQVLLTALDQLIRNSHSEKLTEEQLLWLCLIMIFATVVKLMLWLYCRSSGNTIVRTYADDHYFDVVTNVVGLVAAILGDKCYWWVDPVGAILLAVYTITNWSRTVKENAVLLVGESAPPEFLQKLTYLVLRHPGVKRVDTVRAYTAGVLYFVEVDIELPKDIPLTESHNIGESLQTKLEKLKEVERAFVHVDFECQHRPEHSILCRLPSS; encoded by the exons ATGAATTCAAACGAGGAATCTACTTGCCCTCTTTTATCCGAAACTGATGAGAACTCAATCCAACACCTCCCTCGTCAGAATTCTGTTAATTCACTCAGATCTGCTTTCATGTCCACACTTCCTGATAAGGTGCTATCTGGTCTTGACACAGAAGCACCGTTTGAGTTTGACTTCTCCAAAGTCACGGGTTTAAGCCAAG GAGAGAAAGATTATTATCAAACACAGATGGCTACTCTGCAATCGTTTGAGGAAGTGGATTGCATGGAAGAATTGGACgccattgaagaagatgatgatgataaagAAGAACTGGCTCAACAAGAAAAAGCAATGAAGATATCAAACATTGCAAATATAGTTTTGTTAATACTGAAG ATTTATGCCACTGTACGAAGTGGATCATTAGCCATTGGAGCGTCCACTTTGGATTCAGTGTTGGATCTGATGTCCGGGGGTATATTGTGGTACACCCACATAGCCATGATGAGTGTAAACATATATAAGTATCCCATTGGAAAACTTAGGGTTCAGCCAGTGGGTATCCTTGTATTTGCAGCCATCATGGCCACTCTTG GATTTCAAGTGCTTCTTACCGCACTAGACCAACTGATCAGAAATAGTCATAGTGAAAAGTTGACCGAAGAACAACTACTATGGCTGTGTTTAATTATGATATTTGCGACTGTGGTAAAGCTTATGCTTTGGCTTTACTGCAGAAGCTCGGGTAACACAATTGTCCGTACCTATGCCGAT GATCACTACTTTGATGTGGTGACAAACGTGGTTGGATTGGTTGCGGCTATTCTCGGAGATAAATGTTATTGGTGGGTCGATCCCGTTGGAGCTATTTTACTTGCGGTTTACACCATAACGAATTGGTCTCGCACCGTTAAAGAAAATGCAG TTTTATTGGTGGGAGAATCTGCGCCTCCAGAATTTTTGCAGAAATTGACATATCTGGTTTTAAGGCACCCTGGAGTTAAGCGTGTTGACACTGTTCGTGCATATACTGCTGGTGTTTTATATTTTGTTGAG GTAGACATTGAACTCCCCAAAGATATACCACTAACAGAATCTCATAATATTGGGGAGAGTCTCCAGACAAAGCTCGAAAAACTCAAAGAAGTTGAACGAGCATTTGTACATGTAGACTTTGAATGCCAGCACCGACCAGAGCATTCAATTCTCTGTAGATTGCCTAGCAGTTAG